In Triticum urartu cultivar G1812 chromosome 6, Tu2.1, whole genome shotgun sequence, the following proteins share a genomic window:
- the LOC125515688 gene encoding uncharacterized protein LOC125515688, whose protein sequence is MSSSSSSSMGALAAATAMALSGSLVLFSLRRFAKPSLDDDAPASDDPASLRPCLSSPSSSPEKRPRGGKLRRKGEKRVRFAEGVIDNEGAPPVARSSSAPPPAPAAAEPTCRGSVTGSDHRMPANREALYRGMLRDRSVHRTAYSY, encoded by the exons atgtcctcctcctcctcatcgtccaTGGGCGCGCTCGCCGCGGCCACCGCCATGGCGCTCTCCGGTTCCCTCGTCCTCTTCTCCCTCCGCCGCTTCGCCAAGCCCAGCCTCGACGACGACGCCCCTGCTTCGGACGACCCCGCGTCCCTTCGTCCATGcctctcctccccctcctcctccccag AGAAGCGCCCGCGCGGTGGGAAGCTGCGGCGGAAGGGGGAGAAGCGGGTGCGCTTCGCGGAGGGCGTCATCGACAATGAGGGCGCGCCCCCCGTGGCCAGGTCCTCCTCCGCGCCCCCGCCGGCGCCGGCAGCGGCCGAGCCGACGTGCAGGGGAAGCGTGACGGGATCGGACCACCGGATGCCGGCGAACCGGGAGGCTCTGTACCGCGGCATGCTCCGCGACCGCTCCGTGCACAGGACCGCCTACTCCTACTGA